The following proteins come from a genomic window of Leucoraja erinacea ecotype New England chromosome 1, Leri_hhj_1, whole genome shotgun sequence:
- the drd5a gene encoding D(1B) dopamine receptor has protein sequence MDGAPGVKSELATRILTGLLLSVLILFTLLGNALVCVAVVHFRHLRSKVTNVFIVSLALSDLLVAVLVMPWKAVAEVAAYWPFGRRFCSVWVASDIMCSTASILNLCVISVDRYWAISSPFRYQRKMTHRAALVMIAVAWAFSLLISFIPVQLSWHSIREPAGAGHSNNSSAAFAHPPESCDSSLNRTYAISSSLVSFYIPVAIMLVTYTRIYRIAQIQIRRIASLERAAEHAQSCRRRRLEPRQQQQQMHHHSALERSFKKETKVLKTLSIIMGVFVCCWLPFFVLNCMVPFCDRNSPAAAARLPCVSDTTFDIFVWFGWANSTLNPVVYAFNAEFRKAFSSLLGCQDFCSGNQVETVNISNELVSYNQDTVFHREIVTAYVTMIPNVMGCMEDDQIFDRMSQILATNEQATETASEMEGDADLSLGKITPCTPNGLH, from the coding sequence ATGGATGGAGCGCCGGGCGTTAAGAGTGAGCTGGCGACTCGCATCCTCACCGGACTCCTGCTCTCTGTGCTCATCCTCTTTACCCTGCTGGGCAACGCGCTGGTGTGTGTGGCCGTGGTCCACTTCCGCCACCTGCGGTCCAAGGTCACTAACGTGTTCATCGTGTCGCTGGCTCTCTCCGACTTGCTGGTGGCCGTGCTGGTGATGCCTTGGAAGGCAGTGGCCGAGGTGGCGGCTTACTGGCCCTTCGGGCGCCGCTTCTGCAGCGTGTGGGTGGCCTCGGACATCATGTGCTCCACCGCGTCCATCCTCAACCTGTGTGTGATCAGCGTGGACAGGTACTGGGCGATCTCCAGCCCCTTCCGCTATCAGCGCAAGATGACCCACCGTGCGGCGCTGGTGATGATCGCCGTCGCCTGGGCGTTCTCGCTGCTCATCTCCTTCATCCCGGTGCAACTGAGTTGGCACAGCATCCGAGAGCCGGCCGGTGCAGGGCACAGCAACAACTCCTCGGCTGCCTTTGCCCACCCGCCCGAGAGCTGCGACTCCAGCTTGAACAGGACCTAcgccatctcctcctcgctggtcAGCTTCTACATCCCCGTGGCTATCATGCTGGTGACCTACACGCGGATCTACAGGATCGCTCAGATCCAGATCCGGCGCATCGCCTCGCTGGAGAGAGCAGCCGAGCACGCACAGAGTTGCCGCCGGAGGAGGTTGGAGCCgcggcagcaacagcagcagatgCACCACCACAGCGCGCTGGAGCGCTCCTTCAAGAAAGAGACCAAGGTGCTCAAGACCCTGTCCATCATCATGGGCGTTTTCGTCTGCTGCTGGCTCCCCTTCTTCGTGCTGAACTGCATGGTCCCTTTCTGTGACCGCAACTCCCCTGCCGCCGCGGCCAGACTGCCGTGTGTCAGCGACACCACCTTTGACATCTTCGTCTGGTTCGGTTGGGCCAACTCGACCCTCAACCCGGTGGTCTACGCCTTCAACGCCGAGTTCCGCAAGGCTTTCTCCAGCCTGCTGGGCTGCCAAGACTTTTGCTCCGGCAACCAAGTGGAGACGGTGAACATCAGCAACGAGTTAGTGTCTTACAACCAAGACACGGTCTTCCACCGGGAGATAGTCACCGCCTATGTCACCATGATCCCCAATGTGATGGGCTGCATGGAAGACGACCAGATCTTTGACAGGATGTCCCAGATCCTGGCCACCAACGAGCAGGCCACAGAGACTGCTTCCGAGATGGAAGGCGACGCAGACTTGTCTTTAGGTAAAATCACGCCTTGTACCCCGAATGGGTTGCATTAG